The proteins below are encoded in one region of Apium graveolens cultivar Ventura chromosome 4, ASM990537v1, whole genome shotgun sequence:
- the LOC141721812 gene encoding uncharacterized protein LOC141721812: MVLTNFQGTGIGFGFGVGCGFGVGWGFGGMPVNILGLGAGGGCGVGLGLGWGFGSGFGSQYRSSRLTFQGTEFNRSSVDQDKDLDITKSTLKVVSK; encoded by the exons ATGGTGCTTACTAACTTCCAGGGCACTGGTATTGGGTTTG GGTTTGGTGTGGGTTGTGGGTTTGGTGTTGGATGGGGCTTTGGAG GCATGCCTGTGAATATCCTGGGTCTTGGTGCAG GTGGAGGGTGTGGAGTCGGGCTAGGCCTTGGATGGGGATTTGGCAGTGGATTTGGTAGCCAGTATCGCTCTTCCAGACTCACATTTCAGGGCACGGAGTTCAACAGGAGCAGTGTGGATCAAGACAAGGATTTAGATATAACGAAAAGCACATTAAAAGTTGTTAGTAAGTAG
- the LOC141720200 gene encoding uncharacterized protein LOC141720200, producing the protein MHIKIAPDQYIKVTCVVYVVLKLNHLIFIANCFRHCKIRSEENDEQELGEINEGVEGLNEVISNLRYRNVMDVEHLLNYPNENDAVMESPTDEEIIESVMSTDEGTDPEPDDSNVIPSVSSKEAFQALTTLNNYLLQHEQNIPGVIFALHKVKDEINFGFGGKKKQATIDSYFNKN; encoded by the coding sequence ATGCATATTAAAATTGCACCAGATCAGTACATAAAGGTAACATGTGTTGTGTACGTTGTATTGAAACTCAACCATCTAATATTTATTGCAAATTGTTTTCGGCATTGCAAGATTCGTTcagaagaaaatgatgaacaaGAACTTGGAGAAATAAATGAAGGTGTCGAAGGATTAAATGAAGTTATCTCTAATTTACGATATAGGAATGTGATGGATGTCGAGCATCTCTTAAACTATCCAAACGAGAATGATGCGGTTATGGAATCACCTACGGATGAAGAAATCATTGAGTCGGTAATGAGCACTGATGAAGGGACTGATCCTGAACCCGACGATAGCAATGTCATCCCAAGCGTGTCATCAAAGGAAGCATTTCAAGCACTCACCACTTTGAACAATTACTTGTTACAACACGAGCAAAACATACCAGGAGTTATTTTTGCTTTACATAAAGTCAAGGACGAGATTAATTTTGGCTTTGGTGGAAAGAAGAAACAAGCTACAATAGattcatattttaataagaattaa